The following are from one region of the Nicotiana tomentosiformis chromosome 7, ASM39032v3, whole genome shotgun sequence genome:
- the LOC104120578 gene encoding cytochrome c, giving the protein MATFEQAPAGNPKAGEKIFKTKCAQCHTVEKGSGHKQGPNLNGLFGRQSGTTPGYSYSAANKNMAVTWGENTLYDYLLNPKKYIPGTKMVFPGLKKPQERADLIAYLKEATA; this is encoded by the exons ATGGCAACTTTCGAACAAGCTCCAGCAGGCAATCCTAAAGCCGGAGAAAAGATATTCAAGACCAAATGCGCTCAATGTCACACTGTCGAAAAAGGTTCTGGTCACAAACAAG GTCCTAACTTGAATGGGCTATTTGGGAGGCAGTCTGGtacaactccaggttactcttacTCTGCTGCTAACAAGAACATGGCTGTGACATGGGGAGAGAATACACTATATGACTACTTGCTCAACCCTAAGAAG TACATCCCTGGAACAAAAATGGTTTTCCCTGGGTTGAAGAAGCCACAGGAGCGCGCAGATTTAATAGCTTATCTCAAGGAAGCGACTGCATGA